In Arachis stenosperma cultivar V10309 chromosome 1, arast.V10309.gnm1.PFL2, whole genome shotgun sequence, one DNA window encodes the following:
- the LOC130946538 gene encoding membrane-bound transcription factor site-2 protease homolog, producing MEVDSRSMRRFGNQRHTRTNTLLPLHAASHHHVPNNTISCWYCDYKISTFNKPLFHFGRRYARFLKVWFSVGVGFALSALLGVTLILLWELAKAFHLSGGGNKLGNLRNALLFGLPSLPSGSSLSLADAGYICISTIISVVVHEFGHAVAATSEGIQIEYVAIFIAVLFPGALVAFNDELLQTVPHWTSLSVYSAGIWHNAVCCAACGLTLFLLPMFLFPLYSSGHSPMVLDVPPTSPLSGFLAPGDVIVSVDNVPIRNAQEWLEVNTLTYNIKLHNVNISGHTGDAGVINRMKGYCVSSFMMEEGKITGLPENQYACPSELTAFVKVLCSNNVTLNDDKRKIDPSNRRSTIYCLNAKDVVRLDKCGDDWGLATTNGSCTCTRDEFCLAPVQEPGTVWVEITYSSTSPECSLHERKRLPASETSGLKETNCGGTFIFVGDAISMAHSIQLTSYQPRWGLKLAAYFPNLLENILVWTFHVSLALVFLNTLPVYFLDGESILDATLAHFTSLSARKRKTVLRLCLISGFLTSVIAFFQELL from the exons ATTCTAGAAGTATGAGGAGGTTTGGGAATCAAAGGCACACACGAACCAACACTCTTCTTCCCCTTCATGCAGCTTCTCATCATCATGTTCCCAACAATACCATTTCCTGTTG GTATTGTGACTACAAAATCTCTACATTTAACAAACCGCTGTTCCATTTTGGTCGCAGATATGCTAG GTTTTTAAAAGTGTGGTTTTCAGTTGGGGTTGGATTTGCACTTTCTGCTTTGCTTGGGGTTACTTTG ATTCTTCTCTGGGAATTAGCTAAAGCATTTCATCTCTCTGGCGGTGGCAACAAGCTTGGAAACCTTAGAAATGCTTTGCTCTTTGGGCTTCCCTCCTTG CCGTCTGGTTCCAGCTTATCACTTGCAGATGCTGGGTATATATGTATTTCTACCATCATATCTGTCGTTGTTCATGAATTTGGTCATGCTGTTGCAGCCACTAG TGAGGGGATACAAATAGAGTATGTCGCTATCTTCATTGCAGTTCTATTTCCTGGTGCTCTAGTTGCCTTCAATGATGAATTGCTGCAAACTGTACCACATTGGACTTCCCTCAGTGTCTATTCTGCTGGAATTTGGCATAATGCAGTT TGTTGTGCAGCTTGCGGATTGACATTATTCCTGTTGCCCATGTTCTTGTTTCCCTTATACAGTAGCGGCCATAGTCCCATG GTTTTGGATGTACCGCCAACGTCACCTTTGTCTGGTTTTTTGGCTCCTGGTGATGTTATTGTGTCAGTGGATAATGTACCAATTAGAAATGCACAAGAGTGGTTGGAAGTTAATACTTTAACATATAATATCAAGCTTCATAATGTAAATATTTCCGGGCACACCGGAGACGCGGGGGTTATCAATAGAATGAAGGGTTACTGTGTCTCTAGTTTTATGATGGAAGAAGGCAAGATTACAGGATTGCCAGAAAATCAATATGCTTGTCCCAGTGAACTTACAGCATTTGTAAAAGTTTTGTGCTCCAATAATGTTACTCTGAATGATGATAAGAGAAAAATTGACCCTTCAAATAGACGATCGACTATATACTGCTTAAATGCTAAAGATGTTGTCAGACTTGATAAATGTGGTGATGACTGGGGCCTAGCTACAACAAATGGAAGTTGTACATGCACTCGG GATGAGTTTTGTTTAGCACCGGTTCAGGAGCCTGGCACAGTATGGGTTGAGATCACATATTCAAGTACTTCTCCGGAATGTTCATTACATGAAAGAAAGAGATTACCAGCTTCTGAAACTTCTGGCCTTAAGGAAACTAATTGTGGTGggacttttatttttgttggtgaTGCCATTTCAATGGCTCATTCAATTCAGCTAACGTCATATCAGCCTCGCTGGGGACTAAAACTTGCCGCTTATTTTCCAAATTTACTGGAAAATATTTTGGTATGGACATTTCATGTCTCTCTGGCTCTGGTTTTTCTCAATACTTTGCCG GTGTATTTTCTCGACGGTGAATCCATTTTAGATGCAACTCTCGCCCACTTTACTTCATTAAGCGCAAGGAAGCGGAAGACGGTTCTTAGACTATGCCTTATCAGTGGGTTTCTTACTTCTGTTATAGCCTTTTTCCAGGAACTCCTTTAG